Proteins encoded within one genomic window of Cellulomonas flavigena DSM 20109:
- the hpt gene encoding hypoxanthine phosphoribosyltransferase: MDAADMGDDLERVLLSEEQLHARLDEMAAQIDADYAGEPLLLVGVLKGAVMVMADLARRLRGDVAMDWMAVSSYGSGTKSSGVVRILKDLDTDLTGRHVLIVEDIIDSGLTLSWLLSNLRSRGPASVEIATMLRKPEAAKVDVPVRYVGFDIPTEFVVGYGLDYAERYRNLPFVGTLAPHVYQS; encoded by the coding sequence GTGGACGCGGCGGACATGGGTGACGACCTCGAGCGGGTGCTGCTGAGCGAGGAGCAGCTCCACGCGCGTCTGGACGAGATGGCGGCGCAGATCGACGCCGACTACGCGGGCGAGCCGCTGCTGCTCGTCGGCGTGCTCAAGGGCGCGGTGATGGTGATGGCGGACCTGGCGCGCCGGCTGCGCGGCGACGTCGCGATGGACTGGATGGCGGTGTCGTCCTACGGGTCGGGCACCAAGTCGTCGGGGGTCGTGCGGATCCTCAAGGACCTCGACACGGACCTCACGGGCCGTCACGTGCTCATCGTCGAGGACATCATCGACTCGGGGCTGACGCTGTCGTGGCTGCTGTCGAACCTGCGTTCGCGCGGGCCGGCGTCGGTCGAGATCGCCACCATGCTGCGCAAGCCCGAGGCCGCGAAGGTCGACGTGCCGGTGCGCTACGTGGGCTTCGACATCCCGACGGAGTTCGTCGTCGGGTACGGCCTGGACTACGCCGAGCGGTACCGCAACCTGCCGTTCGTCGGCACGCTCGCGCCGCACGTCTACCAGTCCTGA